The Trichocoleus desertorum ATA4-8-CV12 DNA segment TAGAGAATACTTAAAACGCCTTGTCAGCCTAGGATGTACGGCAAGATCTCCATCCCCAGGTGCTAAGTAACTGCAACGCACGATTTGGATTAACCGTCGCAAGGTAATTAGGTGGTTCCCAGGGATGATGCCATTGTTGTTTCGGGGACGTTAATAAGGGCTTACAGAAGCCTTTGCGAATTCTAAAAATTCTATAGCCATGAGATTCCAAATACTTGGTGACTTTGGTGGGATACTGACCGTGTTCTTCAAAAACAATGTCACGAATTCTTTTGCCAGAAATCCACTCTCCTGCACCCTCTAAAACTTCAAATTCATGGCCCTCAACATCAACTTTAAGTAGATCGATTCGGGAAACTTTTACAGATTCATCCAATCTGGTTTTAGGGACTGAATACATCTGCAAAAGACCTTGGGCACTTAGCTTGTGAGAGTCATCTTTCGATATAAGGGAAGCTTCTCCTGAGTTGTTTTGAGGGATTACCAATAAGCCTTCTCCAGACTGATTAGAAAGAGCAAGCTGTAGTAGCTCAATTTGACTCCATCCTTGCTCGTGCCGCCAAGTATCGAGAGTTTCGCAAAATTCCCGATAGACTTTGGGATTAGGTTCAAAAGATATAACCTTACCGGACTTGCCAACTTTGCTGGCCATCAGGCTTGTAACATATCCAATATTCGCCCCTATATCCAGTGCTGTCTCTCCATGCGTTAATAAACGCCAAATTACTTCTGTTAGGCTTAAGTCATACATACCCTGCAACCATATAGAGTAAGCAACTTTATCATCAGGATTTGAGCCTACTCTAACTTTCACGCCCCAAGGCAATAAAACATCCTTAGGATTGCTCTCTATTTTCTGTAGCGAGAGTAAGGCGCGATGATAGATTTGTTTAGGTCTAAAAAGATATTCGGGGCGATTTAGATAATGAATGACTTTCATAACTATACTTTGGCGTTACTGACTTAACTTTTGAGCCATAACTAGTACATTGTCACTAAAACGAACTCCTTTTAAGAAATTACCTGATATACTTTGCCACGAGATGCCAGGTAGTTTAGGAATACCTCCTGAGTCTGTGAACCTAAATTCCAGTTTTTTAAAACCTACTTCTTGCAAGATGCGTTCAATATCTTTTTGTAAAAGAGCAGTGATATGTGCTGGATAACATGTATCACTAAAGGCAACAAAATGACCTTGTAAAATCAGGGCTAGTAAAGCTCTCCAGCTTTCATTATTGGGGGTACTGAAAAGTAATCGTCCCTGAGGACGGAGTAGACGGAACCACTCTCTTACTACTGCCCTTGGGTTTTCTAAATGCTCAATGATTTCTGCTGCAATAATTACATCAAATGATTGGTCAGGAAAGTTTGTACTTTCATTGAGATCCCAACTAATCCATTTAATCACCTCCTCTAATTCGGAGGGACGAGGGAATAGATCGATTGCGGTAATTGAATTAAATAAATTGCTAGATTTCAATCTACAAGTTAAGCTGCCTGTTCCAGCTCCAAAATCTAAGACATCACCTTTAAGCTCTAATTCTTTTATTGTTTGCTCAAAAGTTGCGTAGATTACACCACTACTAGTACCTCTACTTGCCTTAGAAGCAATTTGTCGTCGAGTTTTAAGAGACTGTAAGGTATTCAATGTCTATCTCCAGAAGACAACTCTGGGTTGGCTATGCATAGATCTGCAAAGACTTTAGCTTGCGCCTTTAGATTGTGGGCTTGATACCAATTGTAGGCGTTATCTGCGATCGCTTGCATTGCTGTTAAGTCTTTCAGAGCAGCGTTAGGCATATCAGGAGCCCAGTAATATTTTCCAGCTTCTATACCATCTGCTGAGTGACCTTTTTTGGCGGAATTTATAGTGAGGATTCCATGTGCACAGTAGGCTGCAAAGATAGTTGATTTGGCTAGAAAGCCAGGGGAGTAGTTGAGAAAGCCTGCTAGAGAGTGGGACAGGATATGGCTAATTTCTGCTGCTGGTAATGCACCTCTCTCAATGACTGCAACTTCTTTAATAAAGGATAGATTTAAACCTGTGGGTGGTCCTATATCTAAGATTTTCTTAATGCCTAAGCTTTGACAAACTTTTATTAAGGTATCGGCTGAGTCTTGATACACTCGCATTCTAGAAGCACGACCACCAAATACTACTAATTGTGGCGATCGCTCTGGCAATGGTAAAACTTGCCTTGGTTCCCCTACTGTAGAGAAAACAGGTAGAACTGGGATTTCTGAGTAGCTTTTAGGGTTTAACTCCTGGAGTAAATCTGCATAGAGCTGTTTGCTAGTAATGCAGCGATCGCTCAGTTTTGCTAGTCGAGTTGCTAAATTTCTTTGTAGAGGTGAAAGCCAGAAAGTACTAGTCCAAGGAGGTCCAGAAGCGTAAACCTCATGAAACATCGTGACTAATCGTACACCCGGATTCTTAGCTTTCCAGTTTTCCAATCCTTCTATCAACCATATAGGGCAACCCCGCTTAGCATAACCATAACCAACGTAGTGTAGGAAAACTGTTGAACTACAATCTTTCGATAGCAAGGCAAAAAGATCACTAGCTGAATTTATGGTTAATCGAGTAACACAAAATTCATTAAGCTGTCTACTTGCCATCCAATTCGGATCAGTAACAATAAAGTGGGTTTCTATGCCAAAACTGCTGCGTAGGTAAAGAGCTAGATGCAAAGCGTAATCTCCTACACCATCAACTGCCGGGGGGATACGAGGAACAATACAGGTAACGGATAGAGGGCTCTTCATTTCAAGTGAGCATGATGTTTAACTTGATACCCTAGCTGATATAGTTGGCAACCTGCAAAAGATGGTAGTGATGTACAAAGGGCCTGTAGCCACCCCATAGGACGTACACGTTTTGCATAGGGATAATACTTGCTTGCAAAAAGTCGTCTAGCTTGGTAGTGTTCCTTCTGCAACAAACACTGACTGACAGCATTAACCATGAATGAGGATAGTAGTTCTTCCTTATAAGGTTCGATCGTAGGGTGTACTGGAATAGTTAATAAATAACTGACAAGCTTTTCGATCCGTAACCCAGCCCTTGTAGCTGACCGCTCGTGGACACGGTACTCAGATACATAATGAGGGACAAAGGCAAAACGTCCTCCCGCCTGAGCCAAACGAATAAACAGCTCAATTTCAGGAGTATTGAGATCCTCTTTAAACCGTAGTTTTTGCACGTCTTGCGTACGGATTAGAGAAGCAGACATTGGTATAGAATTTTGCCATATTAGGACTTCGGGGTACTGCACCTCACCTGGAAGTAAAACATCACGATGATAGTGCTGAGTGTACTGATAGCTTTCGGATTCTAGACGAACTCCTTGGCTATTAATGATGTAATGATTGGCGAAAGCTAGATTTATATCAGAATTTATCGCATTTACCATAAGCTCGGTAAAGTTTGGCAAAAGGCGGTCATCATCCCCAGGAATCACTAAATACTCACCTTCAGCAGCATCAGCGAGAGCATTCCAATTGCCTGCCAAACCTAAATTATATGTATTAAATCGATAACGAACTTTAGAGTTTTGATTGGCTAGGGCCTCACTCCAAGTGTTTATAGACTCATCTAAGCCATCAGGACGAGGATCTTGACTAATAAGAACTTCAACATTTGAGTATGTTTGTGCGAGAGCCGAGGCTACTGCTTCCTTTAAATAACTGAGACGGCTATAGGTAGGAATAGCAATTGTTACTAACGGACCCATTTGAATAGTCTTATTTTAGACGACAGCAAAAAATAAACTGAAAACCAAATAATCCTGGAAACATGCGGACAGTAGTTCGGTCAAGTAAAGAGCTGATTGAGTGAGGTAAAAATCTACGGATTACTGGCAAAGGGAAATTACCATCAGCTTCAGCTTCAATAACTTTGTAACCATTTTGCTCCAAAAGCTCTTGACCTGTTTGCCAATCAAAAAAACGAAAATGGGTTTTATCCATTAGGCCTCCATCGGTATATCTGAATCTACCTGTCAAAAATTCCCAACGCTGCTTCCAATACAAAACATTTGGCAAAGCAACAATCAAAACTCCATCGACAGTCAAATTACCATGCAATTGACTTAACAATAAGTGAGGGGAATGAAGGTGTTCTAAAATATGACTACAAACAATACAATCGAATTGTTTTAGATTTTCTAAGGAGAGGTTGTTTAAGTCATCTACTATTACCTGATCTAAATGAGTAGAAGCTACTTCTGCTTCCGTGTTCGAGTAGGTGACTCCTACAACTCTACAATCAAAAACTTGCTTGATTTGCTTACCGAGAGATCCAGAACCACAGCCAAGATCCAAAAGATGTTTAGTCGTCTTTGGAATCTTCTTCAAAACTGGATAATTTACTGCTTCATATAACATAATTAGGATTTGTGAATTTACTCTAATTTAGTTTCAAGGGGATACTTTTGATACCAGTAACTTAATTTTCGTAAGACATAAAGTATCTCAAGCATCAAGGAAGCAACCGCTATCACAGAGTCCCAAGACAAAGAAAAGCGAAGAATTGTTCTTACACGTACTTTAATAAGCTGAAACAGAAAAAGGCTCTTTCTGAATTTTTGCTTTCTCTTTCGATGCCAATAATAGATTTCACATTCATGTAGCTTTCCAATTTTATTATTCAACAAAAATTTCTTGACTGGATGTTCAACCACAGCATTCTCAATAAAATTGAACATATAGCCAGCAAGCTGAATTCTATCTCTTAAATCAACATCCTCCATGTGAGGATGAGGAAAATTTTCGTCAAAACCATTCAACTCTTGAAACAATTTTGTTTGGACCATCATATTACATGACCAAAGATAGCCACCTGTAAGATTAATAGGTGCATGCTCTAAAGGCGAGTGTATGCCAGCCTCACATATAGTTCTACCTTCATAAACATAAGTATCTGGAACGATCGCGGCTGCAAAACTTGAGAGCCATCCTGAATTGGGTAAACAATCATCATCTGTAAAGACAAGCCAGCTACCTTGGGCGTATCTAGCACCATTATTTCGATTTGCCGCTGGACCCTTGCGAGGACCCATCACCCACCTTACCCAGTGATAGCCCTCTAAAATCATCTGCTCTGCTGTTGTTGTAGAGCCATCATCTGTAACAATCACTTCGTATTGATTGGCTGGCAGAATTTGAACTTCAGGAGCAAGACAATCTAGGCATTTCGCTAGAAGATTGTTGCGATGGTAAGTAGGAACAATGACAGAAAAAAGTATGCTGTCGCTCATTTTCTAACCTCCACGCCAACAAATGTAAATTAGAGCTTAGTAACAGAAAATTCGCTTTAATACAATAGTTTACTTTCTTTTTAAGACCTTATCAAATATATCCATCACCGCATTAGAAAAAGATAGTGAATTCATGTAAGTGTCAGCAATTTTCCTGGCTCGCTTACCCATTACTATTGCCTGTTCAGGATTG contains these protein-coding regions:
- a CDS encoding methyltransferase domain-containing protein, whose protein sequence is MNTLQSLKTRRQIASKASRGTSSGVIYATFEQTIKELELKGDVLDFGAGTGSLTCRLKSSNLFNSITAIDLFPRPSELEEVIKWISWDLNESTNFPDQSFDVIIAAEIIEHLENPRAVVREWFRLLRPQGRLLFSTPNNESWRALLALILQGHFVAFSDTCYPAHITALLQKDIERILQEVGFKKLEFRFTDSGGIPKLPGISWQSISGNFLKGVRFSDNVLVMAQKLSQ
- a CDS encoding methyltransferase domain-containing protein, giving the protein MLYEAVNYPVLKKIPKTTKHLLDLGCGSGSLGKQIKQVFDCRVVGVTYSNTEAEVASTHLDQVIVDDLNNLSLENLKQFDCIVCSHILEHLHSPHLLLSQLHGNLTVDGVLIVALPNVLYWKQRWEFLTGRFRYTDGGLMDKTHFRFFDWQTGQELLEQNGYKVIEAEADGNFPLPVIRRFLPHSISSLLDRTTVRMFPGLFGFQFIFCCRLK
- a CDS encoding glycosyltransferase, whose amino-acid sequence is MGPLVTIAIPTYSRLSYLKEAVASALAQTYSNVEVLISQDPRPDGLDESINTWSEALANQNSKVRYRFNTYNLGLAGNWNALADAAEGEYLVIPGDDDRLLPNFTELMVNAINSDINLAFANHYIINSQGVRLESESYQYTQHYHRDVLLPGEVQYPEVLIWQNSIPMSASLIRTQDVQKLRFKEDLNTPEIELFIRLAQAGGRFAFVPHYVSEYRVHERSATRAGLRIEKLVSYLLTIPVHPTIEPYKEELLSSFMVNAVSQCLLQKEHYQARRLFASKYYPYAKRVRPMGWLQALCTSLPSFAGCQLYQLGYQVKHHAHLK
- a CDS encoding glycosyltransferase — its product is MSDSILFSVIVPTYHRNNLLAKCLDCLAPEVQILPANQYEVIVTDDGSTTTAEQMILEGYHWVRWVMGPRKGPAANRNNGARYAQGSWLVFTDDDCLPNSGWLSSFAAAIVPDTYVYEGRTICEAGIHSPLEHAPINLTGGYLWSCNMMVQTKLFQELNGFDENFPHPHMEDVDLRDRIQLAGYMFNFIENAVVEHPVKKFLLNNKIGKLHECEIYYWHRKRKQKFRKSLFLFQLIKVRVRTILRFSLSWDSVIAVASLMLEILYVLRKLSYWYQKYPLETKLE
- a CDS encoding FkbM family methyltransferase, with the protein product MKVIHYLNRPEYLFRPKQIYHRALLSLQKIESNPKDVLLPWGVKVRVGSNPDDKVAYSIWLQGMYDLSLTEVIWRLLTHGETALDIGANIGYVTSLMASKVGKSGKVISFEPNPKVYREFCETLDTWRHEQGWSQIELLQLALSNQSGEGLLVIPQNNSGEASLISKDDSHKLSAQGLLQMYSVPKTRLDESVKVSRIDLLKVDVEGHEFEVLEGAGEWISGKRIRDIVFEEHGQYPTKVTKYLESHGYRIFRIRKGFCKPLLTSPKQQWHHPWEPPNYLATVNPNRALQLLSTWGWRSCRTS
- a CDS encoding glycosyltransferase family 1 protein — protein: MKSPLSVTCIVPRIPPAVDGVGDYALHLALYLRSSFGIETHFIVTDPNWMASRQLNEFCVTRLTINSASDLFALLSKDCSSTVFLHYVGYGYAKRGCPIWLIEGLENWKAKNPGVRLVTMFHEVYASGPPWTSTFWLSPLQRNLATRLAKLSDRCITSKQLYADLLQELNPKSYSEIPVLPVFSTVGEPRQVLPLPERSPQLVVFGGRASRMRVYQDSADTLIKVCQSLGIKKILDIGPPTGLNLSFIKEVAVIERGALPAAEISHILSHSLAGFLNYSPGFLAKSTIFAAYCAHGILTINSAKKGHSADGIEAGKYYWAPDMPNAALKDLTAMQAIADNAYNWYQAHNLKAQAKVFADLCIANPELSSGDRH